A genome region from Drosophila simulans strain w501 chromosome 2R, Prin_Dsim_3.1, whole genome shotgun sequence includes the following:
- the LOC6739367 gene encoding myosin-9 isoform X13 produces MSRDDYNPVTSSGVRSPGRVRRLQELPTVDRSPSRDYGAPRGSPLAMGSPYYRDMDEPTSPAGAGHHRSRSASRPPMAHAMDYPRTRYQSLDRGGLVDPHDREFIPIREPRDRSRDRSLERGLYLEDELYGRSARQSPSAMGGYNTGMGPTSDRAYLGDLQHQNTDLQRELGNLKRELELTNQKLGSSMHSIKTFWSPELKKERALRKEESAKYSLINDQLKLLSTENQKQAMLVRQLEEELRLRMRQPNLEMQQQMEAIYAENDHLQREISILRETIKDLECRVETQKQTLIARDESIKKLLEMLQAKGMGKEEERQMFQQMQAMAQKQLDEFRLEIQRRDQEILAMAAKMKTLEEQHQRHIAVLKESLCAKEEHYNMLQTDVEEMRARLEEKNRLIEKKTQGTLQTVQERNRLTSELTELKDHMDIKDRKISVLQRKIENLEDLLKEKDNQVDMARARLSAMQAHHSSSEGALTSLEEAIGDKEKQMAQLRDQRDRAEHEKQEERDLHEREVADYKIKLRAAESEVEKLQTRLERAVTERERLEIKLEASQSELGKSKAELEKATCEMGRSSADWESTKQRIARLELENERLKHDLERSQTTFGRTTMTTSQELDRAQERADKASAELRRTQAELRVTQSDAERAREEAAALQEKLEKSQGEVYRLKAKLENAQGEQESLRQELEKAQSGVSRIHADRDRAFSEVEKIKEEMERTQATLGKSQLQHEKLQNSLDKAQNEVDHLQDKLDKACTENRRLVLEKEKLTYDYDNLQSQLDKALGQAARMQKERETLSLDTDRIREKLEKTQVQLGRIQKERDQFSDELETLKERSESAQTLLMKAARDREAMQTDLEVLKERYEKSHAIQQKLQMERDDAVTEVEILKEKLDKALYASQKLIDEKDTSNKEFEKMLEKYDRAQNEIYRLQSRCDTAEADRARLEVEAERSGLAASKAREDLRKLQDESTRLQEACDRAALQLSRAKECEDNARSELEHSRDRFDKLQTDIRRAQGEKEHFQSELERVTYELERAHAAQTKASASVEAAKEEAAHYAVELEKMRDRYEKSQVELRKLQDTDTFGRETRRLKEENERLREKLDKTLMELETIRGKSQYESESFEKYKDKYEKIEMEVQNMESKLHETSLQLELSKGEVAKMLANQDKQRSELERAHIEREKARDKHEKLLKEVDRLRLQQSSVSPGDPVRASTSSSSALSAGERQEIDRLRDRLEKALQSRDATELEAGRLAKELEKAQMHLAKQQENTESTRIEFERMGAELGRLHDRLEKAEAEREALRQANRSGGAGAAPHPQLEKHVQKLESDVKQLAMEREQLVLQLEKSQEILMNFQKELQNAEAELQKTREENRKLRNGHQVPPAAAPPAGASPAEIQAMQKEIQTLQQKLQESERALQAAGPQQAQAAAAAGASREEIEQWRKVIEQEKSRADMADKAAQEMHKRIQLMDQHIKDQHAQMQKMQQQMQQQQQAAQQAAQQAAQQAAQQAAQQQSAAGAGGADAKELEKVRGELQVACTERDRFQQQLELLVTELEKSKMSNQEQAKQLQTAQQQVQQLQQQVQQLQQQMQQLQQAASAGAGATDVQRQQLEQQQKQLEEVRKQIDNQAKATEGERKIIDEQRKQIDAKRKDIEEKEKKMAEFDVQLRKRKEQMDQLEKSLQTQGGGAAAAGELNKKLMDTQRQLEACVKELQNTKEEHKKAATETERLLQLVQMSQEEQNAKEKTIMDLQQALKIAQAKVKQAQTQQQQQQDAGPAGFLKSFF; encoded by the exons ATGTCACGTGACGATTATAATCCAGTAACTAGCTCTGGTGTGCGCAGTCCGGGTCGCGTGCGGCGTCTCCAGGAATTGCCGACGGTCGATCGATCCCCATCCCGGGACTACGGAGCGCCACGCGGAAGTCCTTTAG CAATGGGCAGTCCATACTACCGCGACATGGATGAGCCAACCAGTCCGGCCGGAGCGGGTCACCATCGCAGCCGGAGCGCCAGCAGACCACCGATGGCCCATGCCATGGACTATCCAA GAACCCGCTACCAATCGCTGGATCGCGGCGGACTCGTGGATCCCCACGATCGCGAGTTCATACCCATTCGGGAACCTCGCGACCGCTCCAGGGACAGATCCCTCGAACGGGGCCTGTACTTAGAGGACGAGCTCTATGGCAGATCGGCGCGCCAGAGTCCCAGCGCCATGGGTGGATATAATACGGGCATGGGCCCCACATCGGATCGAGCTTATTTGGGCGACCTGCAGCATCAGAACACCGACCTGCAGCGGGAGCTGGGGAACCTGAAGCGGGAACTGGAGCTGACCAACCAGAAGCTGGGCAGCTCGATGCACAGCATCAAGACCTTCTGGTCGCCTGAGCTCAAGAAGGAGCGGGCTCTGCGCAAGGAGGAGAGCGCCAAGTACAGTCTGATCAACGATCAGTTGAAACTGCTCAGCACGGAGAACCAG AAACAAGCCATGTTGGTGCgccagctggaggaggagtTGCGCCTGCGGATGCGACAACCCAACCTGgagatgcagcagcagatggagGCGATCTACGCGGAGAACGACCACTTGCAGCGGGAGATCAGCATCCTGCGCGAGACGATCAAGGATCTCGAGTGCCGTGTGGAGACCCAGAAGCAAACACTGATTGCCCGCGACGAGAGTATCAAGAAGCTGCTGGAAATGCTGCAGGCCAAGGGAATGG GCAAAGAGGAGGAGCGCCAGATGTTCCAGCAGATGCAGGCCATGGCCCAGAAGCAG CTGGACGAATTCCGTCTTGAAATACAGAGAAGGGATCAAGAGATCCTGGCGATGgcggccaaaatgaaaacactcGAGGAGCAGCACCAG CGGCACATAGCGGTGCTCAAGGAGTCGCTATGTGCCAAAGAGGAGCACTACAACATGCTGCAGACGGACGTCGAGGAGATGCGCGCCCGCCTCGAGGAGAAGAACCGCCTCATCGAGAAGAAGACCCAGGGCACCCTGCAGACGGTCCAGGAACGGAATCGCCTCACCAGCGAGCTCACCGAGCTCAAGGACCACATGGACATCAAGGACCGCAAGATCAGCGTGCTGCAGCGCAAG ATCGAAAACCTCGAGGATCTGCTGAAGGAGAAGGACAACCAGGTGGACATGGCGCGTGCCCGTTTGTCGGCCATGCAGGCGCACCACAGCAGCTCCGAGGGCGCCTTGACCAGCCTGGAGGAGGCCATCGGCGACAAGGAGAAGCAGATGGCCCAGCTGCGTGATCAGCGGGATCGCGCCGAGCACGAGAAGCAGGAGGAGCGGGATCTTCACGAGCGCGAGGTGGCCGACTACAAGATCAAACTGCGGGCTGCCGAGAGTGAGGTGGAGAAGCTGCAGACGCGCCTGGAGCGGGCGGTCACCGAGCGGGAGCGGCTGGAGATCAAGCTGGAGGCCTCGCAAAGCGAACTGGGCAAGTCGAAGGCCGAGCTGGAGAAGGCCACCTGCGAAATGGGCAGGAGCAGCGCCGACTGGGAGTCCACCAAGCAGAGGATCGCCCGCCTGGAGCTGGAGAACGAGCGGCTGAAACACGATCTGGAGCGTTCGCAG ACAACCTTTGGCAGGACCACGATGACCACGTCCCAGGAACTGGATCGAGCCCAGGAGCGGGCCGACAAGGCCTCAGCCGAGCTGCGACGCACCCAGGCCGAGCTGAGAGTCACACAG TCGGATGCGGAAAGAGCACGCGAGGAGGCGGCCGCCCTGCAGGAGAAGCTGGAGAAGAGCCAGGGCGAGGTGTACCGACTCAAGGCCAAGCTGGAGAACGCCCAGGGCGAGCAGGAGAGTCTGCgccaggagctggagaaggCGCAGAGCGGTGTCTCTCGCATCCACGCCGACCGCGATCGG GCCTTCTCCGAGGTGGAAAAGATCAAGGAGGAGATGGAGCGCACCCAGGCCACGTTGGGCAAGTCGCAGCTGCAGCACGAGAAGCTGCAGAACTCGCTGGACAAGGCCCAGAACGAGGTCGACCATCTGCAGGATAAGCTGGACAAGGCCTGCACGGAGAACCGCCGCCTGGTGCTCGAGAAGGAGAAGCTCACCTACGACTACGACAACCTGCAGTCGCAGCTGGACAAGGCCTTGGGCCAGGCGGCCAGGATGCAGAAGGAGCGCGAGACCCTCTCCTTGGACACGGACCGCATACGCGAGAAGCTGGAGAAGACGCAG GTGCAACTGGGTCGCATCCAGAAGGAGCGGGATCAATTCTCCGACGAGCTGGAGACGCTCAAGGAGCGCTCGGAGTCGGCACAGACCCTCCTGATGAAGGCCGCCCGCGACCGGGAGGCGATGCAAACGGATCTGGAGGTCCTCAAGGAGCGCTACGAGAAGTCACACGCTATTCAGCAGAAACTCCAG ATGGAGCGCGACGATGCGGTCACCGAAGTCGAGATCCTCAAGGAGAAACTGGACAAGGCGCTGTACGCCAGCCAGAAGCTGATCGACGAGAAGGACACCTCCAACAAGGAGTTCGAAAAGATGCTGGAGAAGTACGATCGGGCCCAGAACGAGATCTATCGCCTACAGTCCCGCTGCGATACGGCAGAAGCGGATAGAGCCCGCCTGGAGGTGGAGGCGGAGCGATCTGGCCTGGCTGCCAGCAAGGCTCGCGAGGATCTGCGCAAGCTGCAGGACGAGAGCACTCGGCTGCAGGAGGCCTGCGATCGGGCGGCGCTCCAGTTGAGCCGCGCCAAGGAGTGCGAGGACAATGCGCGCAGCGAACTGGAGCACAGTCGCGATCGCTTCGACAAGCTACAAACGGACATTCGGCGTGCCCAGGGCGAGAAGGAGCACTTCCAGTCCGAGCTGGAGAGGGTCACCTACGAACTGGAGCGGGCACATGCCGCCCAGACCAAGGCGAGCGCCAGCGTGGAGGCGGCCAAGGAGGAGGCGGCCCACTATGCCGTAGAGCTTGAGAAGATGCGCGACCGCTACGAGAAGAGCCAGGTGGAGCTGCGCAAGCTGCAGGACACGGACACCTTCGGGCGGGAGACGCGACGCCTCAAGGAGGAGAACGAGCGGCTGCGCGAGAAGCTGGACAAGACGCTCATGGAACTGGAGACCATCCGCGGCAAATCGCAGTACGAATCGGAGTCCTTCGAGAAGTACAAGGACAAGTACGAGAAGATCGAGATGGAGGTGCAGAACATGGAGTCGAAGCTGCACGAGACCAgcctgcagctggagctgtCGAAGGGCGAGGTGGCCAAGATGCTGGCCAACCAGGACAAGCAGCGATCCGAGCTGGAACGGGCGCACATCGAGCGGGAGAAGGCACGCGACAAGCATGAGAAGCTACTGAAGGAGGTCGATCGTTTGCGCCTGCAACAGTCCTCGGTGAGCCCCGGCGATCCGGTCCGAGCGTCGACGTCCTCCTCTTCCGCTCTGTCCGCTGGCGAGCGGCAGGAGATCGACCGCCTGCGGGATCGCCTTGAAAAGGCGCTGCAGTCGCGTGACGCCACCGAGCTGGAGGCCGGTCGCTTGGCCAAGGAACTGGAGAAGGCGCAAATGCATCTGGCCAAGCAGCAGGAGAACACCGAGTCCACGCGCATCGAGTTCGAGCGCATGGGCGCTGAGCTCGGTCGCCTGCACGATCGCCTCGAGAAGGCCGAGGCCGAACGGGAAGCCCTGCGTCAAGCGAACCGGAGCGGCGGAGCTGGCGCTGCCCCCCATCCGCAGCTGGAGAAGCACGTCCAGAAGCTGGAGTCAGACGTCAAGCAGCTGGCCAtggagcgggagcagctgGTCCTGCAACTGGAGAAGAGCCAGGAGATCCTCATGAACTTCCAGAAGGAGCTCCAGAACGCAGAGGCGGAGTTGCAGAAGACGCGCGAGGAGAACCGCAAGCTGCGCAACGGTCACCAAGTGCCGCCAGCCGCCGCTCCACCCGCCGGAGCCTCTCCCGCCGAGATCCAGGCCATGCAAAAGGAGATCCAGACCCTACAGCAGAAGCTCCAGGAGTCGGAGCGCGCCCTGCAAGCCGCCGGTCCACAGCAGGCCCaggctgcagcggcggcaggaGCGAGTCGCGAGGAGATCGAGCAATGGCGCAAGGTCATCGAGCAGGAGAAGAGTCGTGCCGACATGGCCGACAAGGCCGCCCAGGAGATGCACAAGCGCATTCAG ctTATGGACCAACACATCAAGGATCAGCACGCCCAGATGCAgaagatgcagcagcagatgcaacagcagcagcaggcagcacAGCAGGCAGCACAGCAGGCGGCACAGCAGGCGGCGCAGCaggcggcgcagcagcagtCCGCAGCAGGTGCCGGCGGAGCGGACGCCAAAGAGTTGGAGAAGGTCAGAGGCGAACTCCAGGTGGCGTGCACCGAGCGGGATCGCTTCCAGCAGCAACTGGAGCTCCTGGTCACAGAGCTGGAGAAGAGCAAG ATGTCCAACCAGGAGCAGGCAAAACAGCTCCAAACGGCAcagcagcaagtgcagcaactgcaacagcaggtgcaacagctgcagcagcagatgcaacaactgcagcaggctGCCAGTGCGGGAGCAGGCGCCACCGACGtgcagcgccagcagctggagcagcaacaaaagcaactgGAGGAGGTGCGCAAGCAGATCGACAACCAGGCCAAGGCCACCGAGGGCGAGCGCAAGATCATCGACGAGCAGCGCAAGCAGATCGACGCCAAGCGCAAGGACATCGAggaaaaggagaagaagaTGGCCGAGTTCGATGTCCAGCTGCGTAAGCGCAAGGAGCAGATGGACCAGCTGGAGAAGTCGCTCCAGACGCAGGGAGGCGGAGCGGCGGCAGCCGGCGAGCTGAACAAGAAGCTCATGGACACGCAGCGGCAACTGGAAGC ATGCGTCAAGGAGCTGCAGAATACAAAGGAGGAGCACAAGAAGGCGGCAACCGAAACGGAGCGTTTGCTGCAATTGGTACAAATGTCGCAGGAGGAGCAGAACGCCAAGGAGAAGACCATCATGGATTTGCAACA AGCCTTAAAGATCGCTCAAGCCAAAGTCAAACAAGCACAaacgcagcaacagcaacagcaggat GCTGGACCAGCTGGCTTCTTGAAGAGCTTTTTCTAA
- the LOC6739367 gene encoding myosin-9 isoform X10 — protein MSRDDYNPVTSSGVRSPGRVRRLQELPTVDRSPSRDYGAPRGSPLAMGSPYYRDMDEPTSPAGAGHHRSRSASRPPMAHAMDYPRTRYQSLDRGGLVDPHDREFIPIREPRDRSRDRSLERGLYLEDELYGRSARQSPSAMGGYNTGMGPTSDRAYLGDLQHQNTDLQRELGNLKRELELTNQKLGSSMHSIKTFWSPELKKERALRKEESAKYSLINDQLKLLSTENQKQAMLVRQLEEELRLRMRQPNLEMQQQMEAIYAENDHLQREISILRETIKDLECRVETQKQTLIARDESIKKLLEMLQAKGMGKEEERQMFQQMQAMAQKQLDEFRLEIQRRDQEILAMAAKMKTLEEQHQRHIAVLKESLCAKEEHYNMLQTDVEEMRARLEEKNRLIEKKTQGTLQTVQERNRLTSELTELKDHMDIKDRKISVLQRKIENLEDLLKEKDNQVDMARARLSAMQAHHSSSEGALTSLEEAIGDKEKQMAQLRDQRDRAEHEKQEERDLHEREVADYKIKLRAAESEVEKLQTRLERAVTERERLEIKLEASQSELGKSKAELEKATCEMGRSSADWESTKQRIARLELENERLKHDLERSQMQLEEQTTLHKTTFGRTTMTTSQELDRAQERADKASAELRRTQAELRVTQGETEKRFSDAERAREEAAALQEKLEKSQGEVYRLKAKLENAQGEQESLRQELEKAQSGVSRIHADRDRAFSEVEKIKEEMERTQATLGKSQLQHEKLQNSLDKAQNEVDHLQDKLDKACTENRRLVLEKEKLTYDYDNLQSQLDKALGQAARMQKERETLSLDTDRIREKLEKTQVQLGRIQKERDQFSDELETLKERSESAQTLLMKAARDREAMQTDLEVLKERYEKSHAIQQKLQMERDDAVTEVEILKEKLDKALYASQKLIDEKDTSNKEFEKMLEKYDRAQNEIYRLQSRCDTAEADRARLEVEAERSGLAASKAREDLRKLQDESTRLQEACDRAALQLSRAKECEDNARSELEHSRDRFDKLQTDIRRAQGEKEHFQSELERVTYELERAHAAQTKASASVEAAKEEAAHYAVELEKMRDRYEKSQVELRKLQDTDTFGRETRRLKEENERLREKLDKTLMELETIRGKSQYESESFEKYKDKYEKIEMEVQNMESKLHETSLQLELSKGEVAKMLANQDKQRSELERAHIEREKARDKHEKLLKEVDRLRLQQSSVSPGDPVRASTSSSSALSAGERQEIDRLRDRLEKALQSRDATELEAGRLAKELEKAQMHLAKQQENTESTRIEFERMGAELGRLHDRLEKAEAEREALRQANRSGGAGAAPHPQLEKHVQKLESDVKQLAMEREQLVLQLEKSQEILMNFQKELQNAEAELQKTREENRKLRNGHQVPPAAAPPAGASPAEIQAMQKEIQTLQQKLQESERALQAAGPQQAQAAAAAGASREEIEQWRKVIEQEKSRADMADKAAQEMHKRIQLMDQHIKDQHAQMQKMQQQMQQQQQAAQQAAQQAAQQAAQQAAQQQSAAGAGGADAKELEKVRGELQVACTERDRFQQQLELLVTELEKSKMSNQEQAKQLQTAQQQVQQLQQQVQQLQQQMQQLQQAASAGAGATDVQRQQLEQQQKQLEEVRKQIDNQAKATEGERKIIDEQRKQIDAKRKDIEEKEKKMAEFDVQLRKRKEQMDQLEKSLQTQGGGAAAAGELNKKLMDTQRQLEACVKELQNTKEEHKKAATETERLLQLVQMSQEEQNAKEKTIMDLQQALKIAQAKVKQAQTQQQQQQDAGPAGFLKSFF, from the exons ATGTCACGTGACGATTATAATCCAGTAACTAGCTCTGGTGTGCGCAGTCCGGGTCGCGTGCGGCGTCTCCAGGAATTGCCGACGGTCGATCGATCCCCATCCCGGGACTACGGAGCGCCACGCGGAAGTCCTTTAG CAATGGGCAGTCCATACTACCGCGACATGGATGAGCCAACCAGTCCGGCCGGAGCGGGTCACCATCGCAGCCGGAGCGCCAGCAGACCACCGATGGCCCATGCCATGGACTATCCAA GAACCCGCTACCAATCGCTGGATCGCGGCGGACTCGTGGATCCCCACGATCGCGAGTTCATACCCATTCGGGAACCTCGCGACCGCTCCAGGGACAGATCCCTCGAACGGGGCCTGTACTTAGAGGACGAGCTCTATGGCAGATCGGCGCGCCAGAGTCCCAGCGCCATGGGTGGATATAATACGGGCATGGGCCCCACATCGGATCGAGCTTATTTGGGCGACCTGCAGCATCAGAACACCGACCTGCAGCGGGAGCTGGGGAACCTGAAGCGGGAACTGGAGCTGACCAACCAGAAGCTGGGCAGCTCGATGCACAGCATCAAGACCTTCTGGTCGCCTGAGCTCAAGAAGGAGCGGGCTCTGCGCAAGGAGGAGAGCGCCAAGTACAGTCTGATCAACGATCAGTTGAAACTGCTCAGCACGGAGAACCAG AAACAAGCCATGTTGGTGCgccagctggaggaggagtTGCGCCTGCGGATGCGACAACCCAACCTGgagatgcagcagcagatggagGCGATCTACGCGGAGAACGACCACTTGCAGCGGGAGATCAGCATCCTGCGCGAGACGATCAAGGATCTCGAGTGCCGTGTGGAGACCCAGAAGCAAACACTGATTGCCCGCGACGAGAGTATCAAGAAGCTGCTGGAAATGCTGCAGGCCAAGGGAATGG GCAAAGAGGAGGAGCGCCAGATGTTCCAGCAGATGCAGGCCATGGCCCAGAAGCAG CTGGACGAATTCCGTCTTGAAATACAGAGAAGGGATCAAGAGATCCTGGCGATGgcggccaaaatgaaaacactcGAGGAGCAGCACCAG CGGCACATAGCGGTGCTCAAGGAGTCGCTATGTGCCAAAGAGGAGCACTACAACATGCTGCAGACGGACGTCGAGGAGATGCGCGCCCGCCTCGAGGAGAAGAACCGCCTCATCGAGAAGAAGACCCAGGGCACCCTGCAGACGGTCCAGGAACGGAATCGCCTCACCAGCGAGCTCACCGAGCTCAAGGACCACATGGACATCAAGGACCGCAAGATCAGCGTGCTGCAGCGCAAG ATCGAAAACCTCGAGGATCTGCTGAAGGAGAAGGACAACCAGGTGGACATGGCGCGTGCCCGTTTGTCGGCCATGCAGGCGCACCACAGCAGCTCCGAGGGCGCCTTGACCAGCCTGGAGGAGGCCATCGGCGACAAGGAGAAGCAGATGGCCCAGCTGCGTGATCAGCGGGATCGCGCCGAGCACGAGAAGCAGGAGGAGCGGGATCTTCACGAGCGCGAGGTGGCCGACTACAAGATCAAACTGCGGGCTGCCGAGAGTGAGGTGGAGAAGCTGCAGACGCGCCTGGAGCGGGCGGTCACCGAGCGGGAGCGGCTGGAGATCAAGCTGGAGGCCTCGCAAAGCGAACTGGGCAAGTCGAAGGCCGAGCTGGAGAAGGCCACCTGCGAAATGGGCAGGAGCAGCGCCGACTGGGAGTCCACCAAGCAGAGGATCGCCCGCCTGGAGCTGGAGAACGAGCGGCTGAAACACGATCTGGAGCGTTCGCAG ATGCAGCTAGAAGAACAGACCACACTACACAAA ACAACCTTTGGCAGGACCACGATGACCACGTCCCAGGAACTGGATCGAGCCCAGGAGCGGGCCGACAAGGCCTCAGCCGAGCTGCGACGCACCCAGGCCGAGCTGAGAGTCACACAG GGCGAAACTGAAAAACGTTTT TCGGATGCGGAAAGAGCACGCGAGGAGGCGGCCGCCCTGCAGGAGAAGCTGGAGAAGAGCCAGGGCGAGGTGTACCGACTCAAGGCCAAGCTGGAGAACGCCCAGGGCGAGCAGGAGAGTCTGCgccaggagctggagaaggCGCAGAGCGGTGTCTCTCGCATCCACGCCGACCGCGATCGG GCCTTCTCCGAGGTGGAAAAGATCAAGGAGGAGATGGAGCGCACCCAGGCCACGTTGGGCAAGTCGCAGCTGCAGCACGAGAAGCTGCAGAACTCGCTGGACAAGGCCCAGAACGAGGTCGACCATCTGCAGGATAAGCTGGACAAGGCCTGCACGGAGAACCGCCGCCTGGTGCTCGAGAAGGAGAAGCTCACCTACGACTACGACAACCTGCAGTCGCAGCTGGACAAGGCCTTGGGCCAGGCGGCCAGGATGCAGAAGGAGCGCGAGACCCTCTCCTTGGACACGGACCGCATACGCGAGAAGCTGGAGAAGACGCAG GTGCAACTGGGTCGCATCCAGAAGGAGCGGGATCAATTCTCCGACGAGCTGGAGACGCTCAAGGAGCGCTCGGAGTCGGCACAGACCCTCCTGATGAAGGCCGCCCGCGACCGGGAGGCGATGCAAACGGATCTGGAGGTCCTCAAGGAGCGCTACGAGAAGTCACACGCTATTCAGCAGAAACTCCAG ATGGAGCGCGACGATGCGGTCACCGAAGTCGAGATCCTCAAGGAGAAACTGGACAAGGCGCTGTACGCCAGCCAGAAGCTGATCGACGAGAAGGACACCTCCAACAAGGAGTTCGAAAAGATGCTGGAGAAGTACGATCGGGCCCAGAACGAGATCTATCGCCTACAGTCCCGCTGCGATACGGCAGAAGCGGATAGAGCCCGCCTGGAGGTGGAGGCGGAGCGATCTGGCCTGGCTGCCAGCAAGGCTCGCGAGGATCTGCGCAAGCTGCAGGACGAGAGCACTCGGCTGCAGGAGGCCTGCGATCGGGCGGCGCTCCAGTTGAGCCGCGCCAAGGAGTGCGAGGACAATGCGCGCAGCGAACTGGAGCACAGTCGCGATCGCTTCGACAAGCTACAAACGGACATTCGGCGTGCCCAGGGCGAGAAGGAGCACTTCCAGTCCGAGCTGGAGAGGGTCACCTACGAACTGGAGCGGGCACATGCCGCCCAGACCAAGGCGAGCGCCAGCGTGGAGGCGGCCAAGGAGGAGGCGGCCCACTATGCCGTAGAGCTTGAGAAGATGCGCGACCGCTACGAGAAGAGCCAGGTGGAGCTGCGCAAGCTGCAGGACACGGACACCTTCGGGCGGGAGACGCGACGCCTCAAGGAGGAGAACGAGCGGCTGCGCGAGAAGCTGGACAAGACGCTCATGGAACTGGAGACCATCCGCGGCAAATCGCAGTACGAATCGGAGTCCTTCGAGAAGTACAAGGACAAGTACGAGAAGATCGAGATGGAGGTGCAGAACATGGAGTCGAAGCTGCACGAGACCAgcctgcagctggagctgtCGAAGGGCGAGGTGGCCAAGATGCTGGCCAACCAGGACAAGCAGCGATCCGAGCTGGAACGGGCGCACATCGAGCGGGAGAAGGCACGCGACAAGCATGAGAAGCTACTGAAGGAGGTCGATCGTTTGCGCCTGCAACAGTCCTCGGTGAGCCCCGGCGATCCGGTCCGAGCGTCGACGTCCTCCTCTTCCGCTCTGTCCGCTGGCGAGCGGCAGGAGATCGACCGCCTGCGGGATCGCCTTGAAAAGGCGCTGCAGTCGCGTGACGCCACCGAGCTGGAGGCCGGTCGCTTGGCCAAGGAACTGGAGAAGGCGCAAATGCATCTGGCCAAGCAGCAGGAGAACACCGAGTCCACGCGCATCGAGTTCGAGCGCATGGGCGCTGAGCTCGGTCGCCTGCACGATCGCCTCGAGAAGGCCGAGGCCGAACGGGAAGCCCTGCGTCAAGCGAACCGGAGCGGCGGAGCTGGCGCTGCCCCCCATCCGCAGCTGGAGAAGCACGTCCAGAAGCTGGAGTCAGACGTCAAGCAGCTGGCCAtggagcgggagcagctgGTCCTGCAACTGGAGAAGAGCCAGGAGATCCTCATGAACTTCCAGAAGGAGCTCCAGAACGCAGAGGCGGAGTTGCAGAAGACGCGCGAGGAGAACCGCAAGCTGCGCAACGGTCACCAAGTGCCGCCAGCCGCCGCTCCACCCGCCGGAGCCTCTCCCGCCGAGATCCAGGCCATGCAAAAGGAGATCCAGACCCTACAGCAGAAGCTCCAGGAGTCGGAGCGCGCCCTGCAAGCCGCCGGTCCACAGCAGGCCCaggctgcagcggcggcaggaGCGAGTCGCGAGGAGATCGAGCAATGGCGCAAGGTCATCGAGCAGGAGAAGAGTCGTGCCGACATGGCCGACAAGGCCGCCCAGGAGATGCACAAGCGCATTCAG ctTATGGACCAACACATCAAGGATCAGCACGCCCAGATGCAgaagatgcagcagcagatgcaacagcagcagcaggcagcacAGCAGGCAGCACAGCAGGCGGCACAGCAGGCGGCGCAGCaggcggcgcagcagcagtCCGCAGCAGGTGCCGGCGGAGCGGACGCCAAAGAGTTGGAGAAGGTCAGAGGCGAACTCCAGGTGGCGTGCACCGAGCGGGATCGCTTCCAGCAGCAACTGGAGCTCCTGGTCACAGAGCTGGAGAAGAGCAAG ATGTCCAACCAGGAGCAGGCAAAACAGCTCCAAACGGCAcagcagcaagtgcagcaactgcaacagcaggtgcaacagctgcagcagcagatgcaacaactgcagcaggctGCCAGTGCGGGAGCAGGCGCCACCGACGtgcagcgccagcagctggagcagcaacaaaagcaactgGAGGAGGTGCGCAAGCAGATCGACAACCAGGCCAAGGCCACCGAGGGCGAGCGCAAGATCATCGACGAGCAGCGCAAGCAGATCGACGCCAAGCGCAAGGACATCGAggaaaaggagaagaagaTGGCCGAGTTCGATGTCCAGCTGCGTAAGCGCAAGGAGCAGATGGACCAGCTGGAGAAGTCGCTCCAGACGCAGGGAGGCGGAGCGGCGGCAGCCGGCGAGCTGAACAAGAAGCTCATGGACACGCAGCGGCAACTGGAAGC ATGCGTCAAGGAGCTGCAGAATACAAAGGAGGAGCACAAGAAGGCGGCAACCGAAACGGAGCGTTTGCTGCAATTGGTACAAATGTCGCAGGAGGAGCAGAACGCCAAGGAGAAGACCATCATGGATTTGCAACA AGCCTTAAAGATCGCTCAAGCCAAAGTCAAACAAGCACAaacgcagcaacagcaacagcaggat GCTGGACCAGCTGGCTTCTTGAAGAGCTTTTTCTAA